The sequence GATCTGAGTGCTAACCATGCCCACGTAGTCGGCCGCTTCGCCCATGCTGGTCACCGAGAGGAGGTTGGGCAGCATGGCCTGTTCCACGTCCCGGTGGAGCTTTTTGATCACCGCCTGGGTGGTCGCCAGGTTGCCGGCGGACAAGAGGACGAACACCCGGTCCCCGGGCCAGACGAAGGTGTGCATTTTCGAGTAGCTGCCGATGTTGTCCATGCCGGCGTTGGTGCGGGAATCGGAGCAGAACACCAGGCCGCGCTCGGCGTTGATGGAAAGACAGTAGGTCATGGGGCTCGCGTCCCTGATTCGTCCTATTGGGCGGGATTCTAACGGCAGCCGGGGGCGGAAGAAATCGCTGGTGTTCGGCGGGAGCGGGAAAATTAGCGGATGCTTATTGACTTGGGAGTATGATGGGAACGGCCGGGCTGGCCGCCCTCACGGGATCCTAGGTGCTCGCCCGTCCCCTATAACGATGAACCTCGATTCGAGGAGCGCCTTATGCAAAACTCCGTCAACCGTTCCCGGCGCCGTTGGGTCCAAGGGGGCCTCGGCCTCGCGGCCCTGGTCGCCCTGCCGGGCTGGGCGCGCGCCATCGCCAAGGCGGGCATGGGGTCCAAGCAGCCACCCCAGCGCGCCAACCCCAAGTTCAAACCCGATGTCGAAATCGACCTGCTCGGTCAGTATGGGTCGGCTGCCATCCTGCCCGGCGAGCCCACTCGGGTGCTGCGCTACACCGCGACCCTCGTCAAAGGCCCCACGGGGACCCTGGCCGAGCTGCCGGGCAGCTACCTCGGCCCCTTGATTCGGTTGCAGCAGGGGCAGAGGGTACGGGTCAACTTTAGCCATCGCCTAGCCGAGCCCGCCATCGTCCATTGGCACGGCTTGCACGTACCTTCGGCGATGGACGGGCACGCCATGAGCGTCATCGAGCGGGGCGAAACCTTCGTCTACGAGTTCGAGATACGGAACCGCGCCGGCCTCTACATCTACCACCCCCATCCCCATGGCTTGCTGGGCCGGCAGCTCTATTACGGTCTAGCTGGCGGCCTCATCGTGCGCGACCAGGAGGAGGCTCGGCTGGATCTGCCCGGCGGCGAATTCGAGCTGCCCCTGGTCATCCAGGACCGGCGCTTCGACCGGCACAACCAGCTGGTGTATGCCTCGACCATGCACGACCGCCTGTGGGGGTTCTATGGTGACCGCATCCTGGTCAATGGCCGACCCACCCCGCGGCTGGAAGTGGCCAGTCGCGCCTACCGGCTGCGGCTGATCAACGGCTCCAACGCCCGCATCTACAAGCTGGGCTGGAGCGACGGCACGCCGGTCACGGTCATCGGCGTCGACGGCGGCCTGCTGGAAACCCCGGAAACCTTGCCCTACGCCATGCTGGGACCGGGCGAACGCCTGGACCTGTGGGCTGATTTCAGTGGTCGCGGGAAAGGCAGCGAGGTGACCTTGCGCAGCCTATCGTTCCGGGGCGCCCTGCCGCGCATGGGCGAGCGGATGATGGGCGGCATGGGCATGATGGGGACGCAGGCGTTGCCGGTGGGGGGCGACTTCCCGATCTGCACGGTCCGGGTCACCCGCGAGACCTCCGACAGTCCCAAGCTGCCGACTCGGCTCGCCGCCCTCGAGCGCTATACCCTGGACCGGGTGGCCAATCGCCACCGGCCGGTTCCCATCGCCATTTCCGAAGCACCCATGGCCATGCTGTTGAACGGCCGACCTTACCGGTTCGACGATGTCCAGCCCTTCGAGCGAATCCCGGTCGATACCTTCCAGCTGCTGGAGATCTTCCATGCCCACGGTGCCGATGCCGTGTCCCCTTCCGGCAGGATGGGCTGCGGGCCGATGGGGGGCATGGGCAGAATGGGCGGCATGGGGATGGCCGGCATGTTTCGCATGGCCCACCCTATCCATCTGCATGGCCAGCCGTTCCAGATCATCAGCCGTAGCATCGACCCCGGGGCGGCGGAGGACTACGCCACGGTCAAGGACGGCTTGGTCGATTCCGGCCTCAAAGACACCGTGCTGGTGATGCCCGGCGAGAAGGTCCGCCTCATCAAGCCGTTCCAGGACTTCAAGGGCCTGTTTATGTATCACTGCCATAATATCGAGCACGAGGACATGGGCATGATGCGGGATTTTCTGGTGGAATGAACAGGATAGGGGCGGAATCCGGCAGTTGCAAAAAATGCCCCGAATCTATCCCGAAAATCGCCGTTCTATGAGATAATTACCAATCATTTACAACGATTTACCCGCGGCATTCCGATGGACGAAAACAAGCGCAAGGCGCTCGGTGCAGCGCTGTCCCAGATCGAAAAACAGTTCGGCAAGGGATCCGTCATGCGGATGGGCGACATGCCCGCGGTCCGCGACCTCGATGTGATCCCCACCGGCTCGCTCTCCCTCGATATCGCCCTGGGCTGCGGCGGATTGCCGCGCGGCCGGATCGTCGAGATCTATGGCCCGGAATCCTCCGGCAAAACCACCTTGACCTTGGAGGTGATCGCCCAGGCGCAAAAGCGGGGCGGGGTGGCGGCGTTTGTCGATGCTGAGCACGCGCTGGATCCGAGCTACGCCGAGAAGATCGGGGTCAATCTCGAGGATCTCCTGATTTCGCAGCCAGACACGGGCGAGCAGGCGCTGGAGATCGCCGACATGCTGGTGCGCTCCGGGAGCGTGGATGTGCTGGTGATCGACTCGGTGGCGGCCTTGACCCCGAAGGCGGAGATCGAAGGGGAGATGGGCGATTCCCACGTGGGTTTGCAGGCGCGCCTGATGTCCCAGGCCCTGCGCAAGCTCACCGCCAACATCAAGCGTTCCAATACCCTGCTCATCTTCATCAATCAGATCCGCATGAAGATCGGGGTG is a genomic window of Candidatus Methylocalor cossyra containing:
- a CDS encoding multicopper oxidase family protein; protein product: MQNSVNRSRRRWVQGGLGLAALVALPGWARAIAKAGMGSKQPPQRANPKFKPDVEIDLLGQYGSAAILPGEPTRVLRYTATLVKGPTGTLAELPGSYLGPLIRLQQGQRVRVNFSHRLAEPAIVHWHGLHVPSAMDGHAMSVIERGETFVYEFEIRNRAGLYIYHPHPHGLLGRQLYYGLAGGLIVRDQEEARLDLPGGEFELPLVIQDRRFDRHNQLVYASTMHDRLWGFYGDRILVNGRPTPRLEVASRAYRLRLINGSNARIYKLGWSDGTPVTVIGVDGGLLETPETLPYAMLGPGERLDLWADFSGRGKGSEVTLRSLSFRGALPRMGERMMGGMGMMGTQALPVGGDFPICTVRVTRETSDSPKLPTRLAALERYTLDRVANRHRPVPIAISEAPMAMLLNGRPYRFDDVQPFERIPVDTFQLLEIFHAHGADAVSPSGRMGCGPMGGMGRMGGMGMAGMFRMAHPIHLHGQPFQIISRSIDPGAAEDYATVKDGLVDSGLKDTVLVMPGEKVRLIKPFQDFKGLFMYHCHNIEHEDMGMMRDFLVE
- the recA gene encoding recombinase RecA; this translates as MDENKRKALGAALSQIEKQFGKGSVMRMGDMPAVRDLDVIPTGSLSLDIALGCGGLPRGRIVEIYGPESSGKTTLTLEVIAQAQKRGGVAAFVDAEHALDPSYAEKIGVNLEDLLISQPDTGEQALEIADMLVRSGSVDVLVIDSVAALTPKAEIEGEMGDSHVGLQARLMSQALRKLTANIKRSNTLLIFINQIRMKIGVMFGNPETTTGGNALKFYASVRLDIRRLGSIKNGDEVIGNETRVKVVKNKVAPPFRNADFEILYGEGISHEGELVDLGVAYDVVQKSGSWYSYDGERIGQGKDNVRNLLKERPDLAAAIESKVREKAFAAVLPAVGRAGGAADVIEEAEF